A genomic window from Eleginops maclovinus isolate JMC-PN-2008 ecotype Puerto Natales chromosome 9, JC_Emac_rtc_rv5, whole genome shotgun sequence includes:
- the midn gene encoding midnolin, whose translation MDQHPSARSCTSRGASSCEAVPTEPSMNLYIHSTTGTRFELSLPQEETVDGLKRRLSQRLKVPRERLALLHKETRLSSGKLQDLGISDGSKLTLVPTVEAGLMSQASRPEQSVMQALESLTETQVSDFLSGRSPLTLALRVGDHMMFVQLQLAAQQAGGPQLQHRHVITRSNAEAAIGQPTGQPRVPHPHSHHHPHHPQPSPHLAQPHPSSPVSPSFPLPSTHHQPIPPMYHQSVSSTHCSPPTPPPQAHSPRPSNIPGGHFRSPAHHHSHQHHYHQPSSSQPSHDVGQASPVAPVLCPEANCSPNSPNSSNIPNSPNIPNSPNSPNSPSGSGSGSGSSSGSSPSTRSRKPGAIIESFVNHAPGVFSGTFSGTLHPNCQDSTGRPRRDIGTILQILNDLLSATRHYQGMPPSLTQLRYQTQCGSPTTPSPSPPPSPQVAGMTGLSAKATSVPASIPISPPATLHPLVQCQSQIRMCKPPGDRIRQTENRATRCKVERLQLLMQQKRLRRKARRDQRAPYQWLPNRKAGRSNSNSSMSSEGSLDLDFDDSVWKPDVKADLKSEFVMA comes from the exons ATGGACCAGCACCCCAGCGCCCGGAGCTGCACCAGTCGCGGGGCTTCGTCGTGCGAGGCCGTCCCGACTGAGCCCTCCATGAATCTGTACATCCACTCCACCACCGGCACACGCTTTGAGCTCTCCCTGCCCCAGGAGGAGACCGTGGATGGACTGAAGAGGAGGCTGTCTCAAAGACTCAAAGTACCTAGAGAGAGACTCGCTCTGCTGCACAAAGAAAC GCGACTAAGTTCAGGCAAACTCCAGGATCTAGGTATCTCTGATGGGAGCAAGTTAACACTTGTACCAACCGTCGAAGCAGGATTAATG TCTCAAGCATCAAGACCCGAACAGTCCGTAATGCAAGCCTTGGAGAGTCTAACTGAAACTCAG GTCAGTGACTTCCTGTCCGGCCGCTCCCCCCTCACCCTGGCGCTGCGTGTTGGCGATCACATGATGTTCGTGCAGCTCCAGTTGGCGGCGCAGCAGGCCGGCGGACCGCAGCTCCAGCACAGACACGTCATCACCCGGAGCAACGCGGAGGCCGCAATTGGACAGCCCACCGGGCAGCCTCGCGTTCCCCACCCTCACTCCCACCATCACCCCCATCATCCACAGCCCAGCCCCCACTTGGCCCAGCCTCACCCTTCTTCCCCAGTCTCCCCTTCCTTCCCGCTGCCCTCCACGCACCACCAGCCCATCCCTCCCATGTACCACCAGTCGGTCTCCTCCACTCACTGTAGCCCCCCTACTCCCCCTCCGCAAGCCCACTCCCCTCGTCCGTCAAACATCCCTGGAGGGCATTTCCGCTCTCCAGCCCATCACCATAGTCACCAACACCACTACCACCAGCCTTCTTCAAGCCAACCCAGCCACGACGTCGGCCAGGCCAGCCCTGTAGCCCCGGTCCTCTGCCCTGAA GCTAACTGCAGCCCCAACAGCCCCAACAGCTCCAACATCCCCAACAGCCCCAACATTCCCAACAGTCCCAACAGCCCAAACAGCCCCAGTGGCAGCGGCAGTGGAAGtggcagcagcagtggcagcagtcCCTCAACACGCTCCCGTAAACCCGGGGCTATCATTGAGAGCTTTGTCAACCACGCTCCCGGAGTCTTCTCAGGGACCTTTTCAG GCACTTTGCACCCTAACTGCCAGGACAGCACTGGGCGTCCCAGACGAGATATTGGTACCATCCTGCAGATCCTCAACGACCTCCTCAGCGCTACGCGCCACTACCAGGGCATGCCCCCCTCCCTCACCCAGCTCCGCTACCAGACCCAATGTGGTTCGCCCACCACACCCTCCCCCTCGCCGCCTCCCTCACCCCAGGTTGCTGGCATGACGGGCCTCTCTGCCAAAGCTACCTCTGTGCCCGCCAGCATCCCCATCAGCCCTCCTGCGACTCTTCATCCGCTGGTGCAGTGCCAGAGCCAGATCCGCATGTGCAAACCCCCTG GTGACCGTATACGTCAGACTGAGAACCGCGCAACTCGCTGCAAGGTGGAGCGCCTGCAGCTGCTGATGCAGCAGAAGCGCCTGCGCAGGAAGGCCAGGCGGGACCAGCGCGCTCCGTATCAGTGGCTGCCCAACCGGAAGGCGGGAcgcagcaacagcaacagcagcatgtCCAGCGAGGGCTCCCTCGACCTGGACTTTGACGACTCTGTGTGGAAGCCCGACGTAAAGGCCGACCTGAAGTCTGAGTTCGTTATGGCCTGA